A region of the Arachis hypogaea cultivar Tifrunner chromosome 15, arahy.Tifrunner.gnm2.J5K5, whole genome shotgun sequence genome:
TTtggttttcagatgtaggacgtAAGGCTCCTTACTGAGGCATGCTGCAAGCTTCTGATTTAGCAAAGATCCTTATCTCTCAGGGCTTTATTTTGGTTATAGGTATTTAACTAGATACTTATTACCTCCACTGTTTATATATACTGTATTAACTCCTCTTAGAGGCTATTTTGGAGAAACAAGTTCTGTAACTTTGTATTTTGGTTTTCTTTTgggttctcatatatatatatatatatatatatatatatatatatatatatatatatgtgtgtgtgtgtgtgtgtgtgtgtgtgtgtgtgtatactTATATGCTCGGGCCGATTACCTTTGCGAATCGAGTCTTGAGCTTTGTTATCTATATTTTGGCACTCTTCTGTATATGTATCCGTGTTAGCTTATCTTTTACCTTGCTTCGTTTACATTATTGCATTTGGGAGTGTTGTGCTTTTCAATTTAACGATTTTGCATTacccttttcttcaaaggctcctatttataaacctttttcactatattatatatataaaattttacttttagtagttcgttcctatagagcttgaggaatggactgactatgcttctatgcattctctgtgtgtgtgtctatgtgctattaggatatctaactgatataactagcataaatgttcatgagcatgcatttgggactttgaagcactagacttctgaTACTGAGATTGATCAATttgatatcaattgtttggtgtgtataggaaccagatggcgccttgtGGATACGGTCGAGGCCATGGGAGAGGTCGTACTAGCACTTAGGAACCAAAAACCGACACAAATAACACTATGAACTTTATGctggcgttggagaatatggttgCTGCTATGTAGGCCACTGCTGAGGCGCTTGGGCAGCAAATGAACAATAATGGTAATGGGAGAAACGGTGAAAATGGGCCGATCACGCTGTCAGCATTCCTGAAGGTTAACCCGCCAATTTTCAgaggaaccaccaatccgactaaagccgatacctggtttcaggccatggaacgagcactgcaaacACAACTGGCGCCTGAAGAGCAGTGTGTCGAGTTCGCGACCTATCAGCTCACTGGGGAAGCACTGCATTGGTAGCAGGGTACACGACGCCTCTTGCAACATGGCGATGTTGCTATCTCCTGGGATGCCTTCTTGGTGGAATTTTATAAGAAATATTTTCCAATTTCTATTAGGATAGCAAAGGAACTTGAGCtactacagctgaagcagggtgctATATCTGTGTCTGAATATACAAACAAGTGTGAGGAACTATGCAGATTTTCCGGCATATATCAGGGTGCTCCTGGAGACTTTGAAGAGTGGAAGTAtattaagtacgaaggaggactccggagtgataccTTAagctcagtgggaccaatggagataaGGACTTTCTTAGAGTTAATGAATAAGAGCAGAGTTGCTGAAGACTATGTGAGAAAGGCGGCTGCAGAGAAAGGAAGTCATAGCGAGCCTTTTTAGCAGAACCGAGGAAGAAGCTTTGCTCCTAGGGGTCAGACTTTCAAGCATGGAGGCTTTGTACCATAGCAGAATCCAGGTCAAACTAACTTCAGAAGGCCTAACAACAACAATTTCCCAGGGAGAAGATTTGGAAAGCAGCCTCTGAATGAGCAAGCTTGTTCTAGATGTGGAAGTCATCATCCTGGTGCTCCGTGTAAAGCCGGTTGAGGCTTGTGTTACTCATGTGggaaggcggggcataaagcctcaAACTGTACAGAGAAGCAGAGGTAAGGTACTGGGAGAGCACATCAGCCTGGTCGGGTATTCACTACCTCAGCTGTAGGTGTCGATGGGTCTGATACACTTATCCGAGGTAAATGTGAAATAGCCGGTAAAACTttgaatgctttatttgattctggAGCTactcattcattcattgcatttaagAGGGCTAGTGAATTAGAGTTGAAGATAGTTGTGTTAGATTATGATCTGAATATGCATAATGCTACTTCAAAAACCGTTGTAACTATGTTAGGCTGTCCACAAGTGTCATTCCGAGTTAAACAACGAGATTTTGTCCATGATCTGATTTGTTTACCAATGACTGCTCTGGATCTCATTTTGGGACTGGATTGGTTATCTAAAAATCATGTCTTGCTTGACTGTTCTGAGAAGTCATTGTATTTTATGTCGGAAGGATCGGGAGAGCCAGCTGTAGTGAATAACTATTATTTGAACTCTATGACAGTAAGCCATTATGGATATGAATGTTAGGGTGTTATGCTATTAACTGTGGTTGTTTTGGGGGAAGAACAAATTTAGAGCAGATTCTGATTGTTTGTGAATTTCCTGAAGTGTTTTCGGACGACATTGATGAATTCTTTCCTGCCCGAGAGGTTGAGTTCAGGATTGAGTTTGTGCCTGGGACAGGGCCGATCTTGATTGCCCATTACATaatgtcacctttagaaatggcCGAGCTTAAGGCTCAGTTGGAAGATTTAATGGGTAAACGCTTCATCTGACCTAGTGTTTCTCTATGGGAAGCGTAGGTGTTACtagtgaagaagaaagaggggagtATGCGTCTCTGTGTAGATTACAGGCAACTGAataaggtcacaataaagaataagtaacCACTGCCGATGATTGACGATCTCATgaatcagttacaaggagctggagttttctctaAGATTGATTTGTGATCCGGTTATCACCGGATAAGAGTAGGAGATGAAGACATCCCTAAGACCacttttaggactcgttatggtcattatgagtacactgtaatgtattttgggttgacgaatgctcctgcagtgtttgTGGACTATATGAACGGGATTTTCCGCCTGATTTTGGATAAGTTCGTTGTCGtcttcattgatgatatactaatttattctaaaactGAAGAAGATCATGCCGAACACTTGCGGACTGTGTTACAAATTTTGAAGGAGAGAAAATTGTACGCCAAGTTATCTAAATGCGTGTTCTGGAAGAGTGAGCTGAAGTTTCTTGGCCATGTAGTGAGTAAGCAGGGGATAGCAGTAGATCCTtctaaggtggaagcagtgatggAGTGGGGGCGACCGAcctcagtaactgagataaggagtttttgAGTTTAGCTGGTTATTATCGGAGATTCATCAAGGGTTTTTCCCAAATAGCTTTGTCGTTGACAAAGTTTACCCGTAAGGATGTGCCGTTTGTCTGGACACCTGAATGCAAAGAAAGCTTCCAAGAGTTAAAGCAAAAATTGACTACAGCGCCTGTGCTCATACTACCTAAACCAAAcgaaccatttgaggtgtattgtgatgctttATTGAAGGTTCTAGGGTGTGTGCTTATGCAACACTggaatgtggtggcgtatgcctccgATAGTTGAGACCTCATGAGGTTAATTACCCGACGCATGACCTGGAActtgctgcggttgtgtttgcactGAAGGTGTGGAgacattacctctatggggttaagtttcaagttttctctgatcacaagagcttgaaatatctctttgatcagaaagagcttaatatgcggcagaggaggtggatgaaGTTACTGAAAGAATATGATTTTGACCTGAATTACCATCCAAGAAAAGCAAATATTGTGGCAGATGCCTTAAGTCGAAAGTCGTTGTgtgctgcttggatgatgcttaGAGAAGAGAAGTTTCTTAAAGCATTCAAAAGCCTGAAGATAGGTGTTCAAAAAGTGTCCAGAACTCTGTGCTTGAGTCAATTGCAAATTTCGAGTGACTTTTAGTCCAGGATTGAAGAAGCTCAACAAGACGAAAAGAAATTACAGAAGGTATGGCCGGCTATTGAGCAAAGGAAGCAATGGAGAGTTTCATAGGACGATGATGGGTTGTGGAGGTTCAAAGGCAGAATTTGTGTACCAGATGTTGGGACCTTACAGCAAGACATCTTGAGGGAAGCACATAAAAGTGAGTTTTCTATTCATCCGGGAagcactaagatgtaccatgaccTCAAAGctatgttctggtggcctggtaTAAAAAATGATGTGGCAGAACATATTTTAAAGTGCTTAACTTGTTAGAAAGTGAAGATTGAACACCAAAGACCTTCTGGGACTTTGCAACCATTGAAGATTTTGCAATGGAAATAGGAGAGTATTGCGATGGACTTTGTATTGGGATTGCCAAGAACTAGAGCCAGTTTTGATGctgtctgggtgattgtggaaCGAATGACGAAGTCGGcacactttttacccattcgaaTGAACTAGACCCTTGAGGAGCTATCACgtttatacataaaggagattatgAGACTTCACAGTGTGCTTACCACTATAATTTCTGACAGATATTtccgtttcacttcaaggttctggggtgcatttcagggagcttttggaacccgattaagcttgagtacagcttaccatcctcaaacagatagCCAATCTGAGAGGACAATACAAACCTTAGAAGATATGttgagggcttgtgttttggaccagccggTGAGCTGGGATCAGTACATGCCGCTAGTGAagtttgcatacaataacagctaccatgcgagcatcggaatggctccatataaGGCTCTGTATGGGAGGATGTGTCAATCTCTGCTATGCTGGTATAAAGCTggggagaaaagcttgttggggcctGAGATGATAGCAGAAACTACTGAACAGGTCAAGAAAATCAGAGACATGATGCTCACAGCTCAGAGCTGTCAGAAAAGTTACGCCAATCAGAGGCAGAAGCCCTTGAAATTTGCGAAAAGAGATCATGTTTTTCTCAAGGTTACTCCAACAACAGGAGTAGTTAGAGCGATTAAAATGAAGAAgctgaatcctcgatacatcggTCCATTTCAGATTCTTGAGAAGGTTAGACCGGTGGCGTATCAGATAGCTCTACCACCTCACCTTTCAAACCTGCATGACGTGTTTCACGTGATGCAACTTCGAAAAtatactcctgatgctagccatgggTTAGAAACTAAATCGGTCTAATTAAAAGAAGATTTGATACTCCAGGTGACTCTGGTCAGAATTGATGACACGAGTATTAAACGGTTATGcgaaaaagaggtttcattagttaaATTTGCGTGGAATTAGGCCGGTATTGAGGAGCATACTTGAGAACTTGAATTGGAAATGCAAACAGACTACCCGCAcctattctcaggtaactgaattCAAATTTTGTGGGCGAAATTCCTATTTAGGTGTGTAGAatataaaacccggttaattaatgagtaattaaaccacacattaaaatttattctagaaaattaaaaaatgaaattttatagtttaatgtgatagagaaaattaaaacaaatattttGATACCAATTCATCCCAAATTAAATAACTCAGTATTCCCTTTCTCCTCCACACTCATTCCACGCTGAAACTCAgcaaagaaagggagaagaactCTTTCAAAGTACAAaccctcacttgatcttcaaatccttgtaacttttgatctggagctccgattgCCACACCGTTTATGGCCATGCGACCgaggcgtcgagctctacaaagcccacaaTATTATTcaagaggtaagccacgttttctcATGTGTTTTCCCAGAACTTGGTTTCTAAAATCTTGAGTAAAAGTGTTGAGGTTTcgagctctttgatgttataagaTCCAATTAGCttaagaaaaatgcttaatcttgcCTCTTTGATCCTTGGGTATGGTAAGAATTCTCAACCCTAATGGAATTCTTGATTTGTTGTGTTTGGATGTTGACTTTGTACATGTGGGTGTATATGATGTGTGTTAGGTAATATGTATGTAAGTGGTATGGAGCTTGATTGAGTTTTTGGAAGCTTGAAAGTGGACTTTTGGTGCTAGAAAATCTGTTTGGGAGGTGTTGAGCGACATATCCTTTTGCTTCAGCTGCGTTAGCTCCAACTCCTTTGTAGTGTGAAGTGCATGTAAGAAGTATTTCCCGTAAAACTCTGTCTTAAACCTATTCCAAGGGACATCCGTTAACTCCACCTGCAAGGTATGACACAACTCCTGCCACCAAATCTGAGCAACAACCTCCAACATATAAGTCACTATCTCCACTAAATATGCTTCAGGAACATGCTGAGTGTACAAGAATCTCTCCACATCCCGAAATCACTGATCAACCTCTAAAGCATTGGCGTTTCTGTTAAACTGAGGTGGACCACTCTTGAGGAAGTCAGTAAGAGTCATAGACCTATAATATCGACCTACGTTACTTGTACCAGAACCAGAGTTTCCATCTCATCATCCTTGCATCGGTTCAACCACGGAATTTTCTCTCTGAGTACCTCGCTCAGATCTGCGAGATGATATTTGGTCCCTGTTCACACCaaaaaattgatattaaggtgatcagtctcaatatctcaagtttaatGTTTTAGAgccccaaatgcatgctcacaaacttTATGCTATGTttatcagtcagatatcctaaatagcacaTGAACACGACTcagagtatgctcagaagcatagtcagtctgtCCCTCAAGCTCTACAGGAATGAAATGCTCTGATACTATAATTtaacatcctaccacacagagctttacgcttaagtcataaaacggGGGTGGTGTGTAacaacctctaaaagtaaaattatattatatagtataggtgaaaattttttttatctaagagCCTTTGAAGGAAAGTTTAAAACAAAAGTCGTAATGATCATGTAAACGGAAGACTTATGTGCAAAGAAAACTAAGATTCATAAGcataaataaatggaaaataggAGTAGAGGGTCAAAGGTACGaagtaacaagctcctaactcaaccTGTGAAGCTAAGGTTGGCCAGAggatatttacatatatatacatagccCGAAGCCCAAAATACCAACATAAAATCCTAGTTCTCCATAGacctctaagaggtacaaaagTAAAGTGAACATAAACATACGAGGAGAGTCTATACgcatatataaatcaaaatatcaaaagtatGCCCCAAAATGAAACCACTTCATTGCAGAAGCTCTAGATGCCTAgagaggtgcctctcgacctgcatctgaaaaataacaacacagtatggaatgagaaccagaggttctcagcattgtaaaagtgccacacacataagatatacggtcttgggaatgccagagacaatcctagaacgccaACATTCATACATAAAGCTTAAGGAACTAAAAATAGAAGCCATAAATAGGTGGTTGTCTACAGGTTCTCAACCTAACCAAACTTAACCTACACACTAATCTTTTCCCATCCTTCCTCCGTTCCTCCGTCTCTTATGAGTTGCACAGACAAACAAGCAAAACAAGGCAGACACAAGTTGTTCACAAGTGATGCAGTTAACAATTATAACAAATAGCAGATTATAATCACGTAGGTAATCCCATATAGTTCACAAGCAAGCAAATCaaacaatatgcacatgatgtacacctgtcctatggctgttgatatcaactgcCGGTTACCTAGCcagcccgacatgtcctggtaactAACTATAGAAATTAATCATGGAAAGAATTCCAAACTGATATGGGAGAAACACACCCCAAGCTCAATATTATCCGTGGGACGAATCCCAGGCTGACACGGGGAAACAACACCCTAAGCTGACATGGGGAAGACAACGCCCCAAGCTCAATATATTCAATCATTTCTCATAaatatcattctcattctcaATAATAATCCATGGCTCATCACATCTTTCTCAATGTTACTTTACTCTCTTAGTTGCCTTATATGCCATTTTCATCATCCCTATTAATCAAGCACCATCCTCTCTAACCACTTATTACCTTTTAGAAATctttcttcatctccaagttacctTTATTTCTTAGCTCCAATTTATTACTAGGCTTATCATTATGTTCTAGGACTAAAAGGGTAAAAAcagaggtttagaggttcgaaATGTAGCTTTAAATCACAAACCTTAATTGCTGAAAACAGAGGGTTCGCGTACGCAAGCACCTTGCTCGTGTACGCAAGAGCTTATTTCTCCTTGCTCGCGTACGCATCCCACTTACCCACGTACGCAAGATGCCCAACCCGTAGGGATTGGTCGCGTCGTGTGTGGTGGCTCACGTACGCGAGTTATGCAGAAATCAGAAAAATGCTTAAGTTGAAGAATTTCACCTTTTTCGTACCAAACTTCCGATgagcataactttttcgttttaaaacttttttcatccgttctttaaACGAAATAAACTTCatgaacccaattttcatatggAATAAATTTGAAACCATTTGGGGGTCTGGAAGCTTGGTTATGACTCACCGAAGTTTGGCCAAAAAGCAATTTTTCACAAACAACTCTTATTCATAATTCTACACCTAGATTCAACACAATACCATATCATAGTACATCAACACAACACTAAATTCTTCACATCACAACTCCAACAACACTTCATAATCACACAATTTCAAACCTCAATTCCTCATTTTACATCAACAATATAATCAATAACTAATTCAATACACATATAACCATATCATCACATCATCCTTTTCCAATTCATCAATCAACATACTATCATCAGCATAAATAGTAGCCATCCAACATACACTCAATTCatatcatcacatttatcaaagGTGCTAAGCATTGAACATCTTCTTttattccaacctatcctatggtcatctaacctaagttttcacagaacattatatactAAATACGAAAaatctaaaccataccttggccgattttccaATTAATCCGAAACACTTTAAGCATTCCCGCACCGTAAGCTTACCAACACAGCCCCTCACCAAGGAACCCACCTTCCAAAACTGATCTCAAGCTCCCATATCCTCAAATTAATTCCACTTCTCAACCAGTTTCCAATCTAACAACATAATTACCACTAGAAT
Encoded here:
- the LOC140179244 gene encoding uncharacterized protein; translation: MAPYKALYGRMCQSLLCWYKAGEKSLLGPEMIAETTEQVKKIRDMMLTAQSCQKSYANQRQKPLKFAKRDHVFLKVTPTTGVVRAIKMKKLNPRYIGPFQILEKVRPVAYQIALPPHLSNLHDVFHVMQLRKYTPDASHGLETKSV